One stretch of Miscanthus floridulus cultivar M001 chromosome 18, ASM1932011v1, whole genome shotgun sequence DNA includes these proteins:
- the LOC136522048 gene encoding uncharacterized protein isoform X2, whose protein sequence is MSLCCCSTAAGRGVLLPSLLLGRRHLPRHPLLNLRTTTTVASSSSAAATTSSLSPPQQRQVTVYVDTLLEWNQRMNLTAVTDEAEVMTRHVADSLAMLPPLERAYHARSTSAGGAIDGVRLIDVGSGAGLPGLILAVARPSWKVTLLELMRKRCTFLEHAVEAMELSNVDVVCDRAEKVGQRLDFRERYDIVAAIAVAELKVLAEYCIPLVRIGGLFIAAKGHDPHEEVRNAEGAVRKLGGSMLELCNVESMGPHGQRTAVIYVKEHATPKKYPRLPGTPSKMPL, encoded by the exons ATGTCGCTCTGCTGCTGCAGCACCGCCGCCGGCCGCGGCGTTCTCCTCCCTAGCCTCCTCCTGGGCCGGCGCCACCTTCCGCGTCACCCCCTCCTCAACCTCCGGACCACCACGAccgtcgcctcctcctcctctgccgccgccaccacaTCCTCCCTCTCGCCGCCGCAGCAGCGCCAGGTCACCGTCTACGTGGACACACTCCTTGAATGGAACCAG AGGATGAACCTCACCGCCGTCACAGACGAGGCAGAGGTCATGACGCGCCACGTGGCGGACTCCCTCGCCATGCTGCCCCCGCTGGAGCGCGCGTACCACGCCCGTTCCACCTCCGCTGGCGGCGCCATCGACGGGGTCAGACTTATCGACGTCGGCTCCGGCGCCGGGCTCCCAGGCCTAATCCTTGCCGTTGCGCGACCGA GTTGGAAAGTTACACTGTTAGAGTTGATGCGGAAGCGGTGCACGTTCTTGGAGCATGCAGTTGAAGCCATGGAGTTGTCAAATGTGGACGTGGTGTGTGACCGAGCTGAG AAAGTTGGCCAAAGACTTGATTTCAGAGAAAGATATGATATAGTAGCTGCAATAGCTGTTGCTGAACTGAAAGTTCTTG CGGAGTACTGCATCCCATTGGTTCGCATTGGTGGTTTGTTTATAGCTGCAAAAGGACATGACCCCCAT GAAGAAGTAAGAAATGCAGAAGGTGCAGTACGGAAATTGGGTGGTTCCATGCTTGAGTTATGTAATG TTGAATCAATGGGACCTCATGGTCAACGAACAGCTGTTATATACGTCAAAGAACATGCCACTCCAAAAAAATACCCGCGCCTTCCAG GTACTCCTTCTAAGATGCCATTATGA
- the LOC136522048 gene encoding uncharacterized protein isoform X1, translating to MSLCCCSTAAGRGVLLPSLLLGRRHLPRHPLLNLRTTTTVASSSSAAATTSSLSPPQQRQVTVYVDTLLEWNQRMNLTAVTDEAEVMTRHVADSLAMLPPLERAYHARSTSAGGAIDGVRLIDVGSGAGLPGLILAVARPSWKVTLLELMRKRCTFLEHAVEAMELSNVDVVCDRAELNQWDLMVNEQLLYTSKNMPLQKNTRAFQVLLLRCHYEKRVIVVVVVVDFFHQLKTIFVA from the exons ATGTCGCTCTGCTGCTGCAGCACCGCCGCCGGCCGCGGCGTTCTCCTCCCTAGCCTCCTCCTGGGCCGGCGCCACCTTCCGCGTCACCCCCTCCTCAACCTCCGGACCACCACGAccgtcgcctcctcctcctctgccgccgccaccacaTCCTCCCTCTCGCCGCCGCAGCAGCGCCAGGTCACCGTCTACGTGGACACACTCCTTGAATGGAACCAG AGGATGAACCTCACCGCCGTCACAGACGAGGCAGAGGTCATGACGCGCCACGTGGCGGACTCCCTCGCCATGCTGCCCCCGCTGGAGCGCGCGTACCACGCCCGTTCCACCTCCGCTGGCGGCGCCATCGACGGGGTCAGACTTATCGACGTCGGCTCCGGCGCCGGGCTCCCAGGCCTAATCCTTGCCGTTGCGCGACCGA GTTGGAAAGTTACACTGTTAGAGTTGATGCGGAAGCGGTGCACGTTCTTGGAGCATGCAGTTGAAGCCATGGAGTTGTCAAATGTGGACGTGGTGTGTGACCGAGCTGAG TTGAATCAATGGGACCTCATGGTCAACGAACAGCTGTTATATACGTCAAAGAACATGCCACTCCAAAAAAATACCCGCGCCTTCCAG GTACTCCTTCTAAGATGCCATTATGAGAAGcgtgttattgttgttgttgttgttgttgacttTTTCCATCAATTAAAGACCATATTTGTGGCCTAG
- the LOC136522640 gene encoding metalloendoproteinase 2-MMP-like gives MRLVPQLDPTKLRTNHATKKGFFFFLTKCYKEGFLFSHLSRLLPADQVVVFGRPVTLQKHRPIVPPHPFFLTASLLPETRKVAMASTTSPLLLLLAAVAVAMLVVAPVSSADLPSGFASITSKIPNPWSAFQNLTGCHFGEQQQGLAKVKNYLSHFGYLPESSGFNDIFDADLEEAIKVYQRNFGLDVTGVMDASTVAQMMAPRCGVADIINGTSTMGGGAGASSSHVHGRNLFTYFPGSPAWPRSKKSLTYAITQTSLTSIDRATLSQVFARAFARWSAATTLNFTETASAKDADITIGFYAGDHGDGEAFDGPLGTLAHAFSPTDGRFHLDAAEAWVATGDVSRASSDAAVDLESVAVHEIGHLLGLGHSAEPSAIMYPTITSRTRKVDLAEDDVAGIQNLYGGNPNFKGVAPPATSSRDMDSAAGASSRPWSALVGAVAVAAGLAVVAL, from the coding sequence ATGAGACTCGTTCCCCAGCTTGACCCAACCAAACTCCGCACCAATCATGCTACAAagaagggtttttttttttttttgacaaaatgcTACAAAGAAGGGTTCCTGTTCTCCCATCTTAGCCGGCTCTTGCCGGCTGACCAAGTAGTCGTCTTTGGACGACCCGTCACCCTTCAAAAACATCGCCCAATTGTCCCGCCTCATCCATTCTTCCTCACAGCTTCCCTTCTCCCCGAAACTCGAAAGGTTGCGATGGCCAGCACCACCTCTCCTCTGCTCCTCCTGCTCGCCGCCGTGGCAGTGGCGATGCTTGTCGTCGCACCGGTTTCGTCGGCAGACTTGCCATCCGGTTTTGCTTCCATCACGTCCAAGATCCCAAACCCTTGGTCGGCGTTCCAGAACCTCACCGGTTGCCACTTcggcgagcagcagcagggcCTCGCCAAGGTCAAGAACTACCTCTCCCACTTCGGCTACCTCCCCGAGTCGTCCGGGTTCAACGACATCTTCGACGCCGACCTGGAGGAAGCCATCAAGGTGTACCAGCGCAACTTCGGCCTCGACGTCACCGGCGTGATGGACGCGTCCACGGTGGCCCAGATGATGGCTCCGCGGTGCGGCGTCGCGGACATCATCAACGGCACGTCCACcatgggcggcggcgcgggcgcctcCTCGTCGCACGTCCACGGCCGGAACCTCTTCACCTACTTCCCCGGTTCCCCGGCGTGGCCGCGCTCCAAGAAGAGCCTCACGTACGCCATCACGCAGACCTCCCTGACGTCCATCGACCGGGCGACGCTGAGCCAGGTGTTCGCGCGCGCGTTCGCGCGGTGGTCCGCGGCCACGACGCTCAACTTCACGGAGACCGCGTCGGCGAAGGATGCCGACATCACCATCGGGTTCTACGCGGGGGAccacggcgacggcgaggcgTTCGACGGGCCCCTGGGCACGCTGGCGCACGCCTTCTCCCCGACGGACGGGCGGTTCCACCTGGACGCGGCCGAGGCGTGGGTCGCCACGGGCGATGTGTCGCGTGCGTCCTCGGACGCGGCCGTGGACCTCGAGTCCGTGGCGGTGCACGAGATCGGGCACCTCCTCGGCCTCGGCCACTCGGCGGAGCCCAGCGCCATCATGTACCCGACCATCACCTCGCGCACCAGGAAGGTGGACCTGGCCGAGGACGACGTCGCGGGCATCCAGAACCTGTACGGGGGCAACCCCAACTTCAAGGGCGTCGCGCCGCCGGCCACCAGCAGCCGGGACATGGACAGCGCCGCCGGCGCAAGCTCCCGACCGTGGAGCGCGTTGGTCGGCGCCGTAGCCGTGGCCGCTGGGCTCGCGGTGGTAGCGTTGTAG